A region of Rhodamnia argentea isolate NSW1041297 chromosome 9, ASM2092103v1, whole genome shotgun sequence DNA encodes the following proteins:
- the LOC115744334 gene encoding ADP-ribosylation factor-like protein 2 isoform X2 has product MGLLSIIRKIKRKEKEMRILMVGLDNSGKTTIVLKINGEDTSVISPTLGFNIKTITYQKYTLNIWDVGGQKTIRSYWRNYFEQTDGLIWVVDSSDLRRLDDCKMELDNLLKEERLSGASLLIFANKQDIKGALTPAEIAKVLNLEAMDKTRHWKIVGCSAYTGEGLLEGFDWLVQDIASRIYMLE; this is encoded by the exons ATGGGTCTGCTCAGCATCATCCGAAAGATcaagaggaaggagaaagaaatGCGCATCCTCATGGT GGGATTGGATAATTCTGGGAAGACGACCATTGTGTTGAAGATCAATGGAGAGGACACTAGCGTCATTAGCCCCACTCTCGGCTTCAATATCAAGACTATTACATACCAGAA GTATACATTAAATATCTGGGACGTAGGGGGTCAGAAAACAATAAGATCATATTGGAGGAACTATTTTGAGCAAACAGATGGTCTGATTTGGGTAGTCGATAGTTCAGACCTAAGAAGGCTTGATGATTGCAAAATGGAATTGGATAATCTCTTGAAGGAGGAG AGATTATCTGGAGCATCCTTACTTATATTTGCAAATAAGCAGGATATTAAAGGTGCTCTTACACCAGCAGAAATTGCCAAG GTTCTGAACTTGGAAGCAATGGACAAAACCCGGCACTGGAAAATAGTGGGCTGTAGTGCCTACACAGGAGAGGGACTTCTTGAGGGATTTGATTGGTTGGTTCAGGACATAGCTTCTCGAATTTATATGCTCGAGTGA
- the LOC115744334 gene encoding ADP-ribosylation factor-like protein 2 isoform X1 yields the protein MGLLSIIRKIKRKEKEMRILMVGLDNSGKTTIVLKINGEDTSVISPTLGFNIKTITYQKYVQLMFCGRYTLNIWDVGGQKTIRSYWRNYFEQTDGLIWVVDSSDLRRLDDCKMELDNLLKEERLSGASLLIFANKQDIKGALTPAEIAKVLNLEAMDKTRHWKIVGCSAYTGEGLLEGFDWLVQDIASRIYMLE from the exons ATGGGTCTGCTCAGCATCATCCGAAAGATcaagaggaaggagaaagaaatGCGCATCCTCATGGT GGGATTGGATAATTCTGGGAAGACGACCATTGTGTTGAAGATCAATGGAGAGGACACTAGCGTCATTAGCCCCACTCTCGGCTTCAATATCAAGACTATTACATACCAGAAGTATGTCCAG TTGATGTTTTGTGGCAGGTATACATTAAATATCTGGGACGTAGGGGGTCAGAAAACAATAAGATCATATTGGAGGAACTATTTTGAGCAAACAGATGGTCTGATTTGGGTAGTCGATAGTTCAGACCTAAGAAGGCTTGATGATTGCAAAATGGAATTGGATAATCTCTTGAAGGAGGAG AGATTATCTGGAGCATCCTTACTTATATTTGCAAATAAGCAGGATATTAAAGGTGCTCTTACACCAGCAGAAATTGCCAAG GTTCTGAACTTGGAAGCAATGGACAAAACCCGGCACTGGAAAATAGTGGGCTGTAGTGCCTACACAGGAGAGGGACTTCTTGAGGGATTTGATTGGTTGGTTCAGGACATAGCTTCTCGAATTTATATGCTCGAGTGA
- the LOC115744334 gene encoding ADP-ribosylation factor-like protein 2 isoform X3 — MERTLASLAPLSASISRLLHTRSMSRYTLNIWDVGGQKTIRSYWRNYFEQTDGLIWVVDSSDLRRLDDCKMELDNLLKEERLSGASLLIFANKQDIKGALTPAEIAKVLNLEAMDKTRHWKIVGCSAYTGEGLLEGFDWLVQDIASRIYMLE, encoded by the exons ATGGAGAGGACACTAGCGTCATTAGCCCCACTCTCGGCTTCAATATCAAGACTATTACATACCAGAAGTATGTCCAG GTATACATTAAATATCTGGGACGTAGGGGGTCAGAAAACAATAAGATCATATTGGAGGAACTATTTTGAGCAAACAGATGGTCTGATTTGGGTAGTCGATAGTTCAGACCTAAGAAGGCTTGATGATTGCAAAATGGAATTGGATAATCTCTTGAAGGAGGAG AGATTATCTGGAGCATCCTTACTTATATTTGCAAATAAGCAGGATATTAAAGGTGCTCTTACACCAGCAGAAATTGCCAAG GTTCTGAACTTGGAAGCAATGGACAAAACCCGGCACTGGAAAATAGTGGGCTGTAGTGCCTACACAGGAGAGGGACTTCTTGAGGGATTTGATTGGTTGGTTCAGGACATAGCTTCTCGAATTTATATGCTCGAGTGA